A stretch of Pogona vitticeps strain Pit_001003342236 chromosome 5, PviZW2.1, whole genome shotgun sequence DNA encodes these proteins:
- the LOC110084420 gene encoding uncharacterized protein LOC110084420, translated as MTWNRYQEPHLVMGAPAGVLLGIVALLRLLGAHGYDPETCGKRPLAPSHGGSLRIVGGIDALPGSWPWLVSIQIPSDKGPKHSCGGSLLAPPWVLTAAHCFKTKRRSLHLWKIVVGATDLSDLPKTVQLRSVRKVILHQDYNPRTEANDIALIQLDNPVTFGNYVQPACLPESTADSKTTFSHCYISGWGTTSQNSVKTSDVLQEAKVNLLQTEKCNSSHWYNGAVGPHTLCAGYVQGGVDTCQGDSGGPLMCKTSPKSVYYIVGITSWGKGCAQANNPGIYTSTIDFLEWILGQMMRAKAGKPARKEGLPKNNTEPTPAHPGGITLLPATTLVQNELEFPTETPTATTSTLPKPGAIPLPPDASPGASETAAGVGSIPLPPDASSEPPRSTSEFSSTAASLETSLGLAPLPASASSGTLETPREEGGRGPPASAKPPQRPNATLAPKPNETEPTVIIEPPFLPPTQTPPPLEPPFLPLEQTVTLEPPFFPEETGPTALAPPYIPKEIPPTGLEEPYIPPEITVTLEPPYVAQEEPYTTPEPPFVPPPPTYTTTTAEEATEEATEEATGEPLAQGPVFLEPSEEESATKEPSETTSEETTAAEEPSTTTTTMGPPTSLPRTTSTLEPPYIPADSEMAPTLEPPYIPPENPVTLEPPYIPDEETLVTLEPPYTPDESTVTLEPPYTPSESMRTLEPPYTPSEKPYTKPEPPYVPKETPGKLGRPYTPPESHNHPTPPPYVPRESTAQIERPYTPPESPNPYLEGPYIPSEAGQSGPRLEHPYVPREEPHPIEQPYMPPEAPPPRLESPFIPPDIEGPLEGLKHPPVKPRPRGSQYVARKKAKTPENPYFHLKTAAPLQLPDTPLIPNVPEHPYLYGVPVAQPKSSRRFRMPYAPRSWRDAPPGQRL; from the exons cttGTGGGAAGCGGCCCCTGGCCCCCAGCCATGGCGGCAGCCTGCGGATCGTGGGCGGCATCGATGCCTTGCCAGGATCGTGGCCTTGGCTGGTCAGCATCCAGATCCCTTCCGACAAGGGGCCGAAGCACTCGTGCGGGGGGTCCTTGCTGGCCCCCCCTTGGGTCCTCACGGCGGCCCACTGCTTCAAGACAAAGAGGAG GTCCTTGCATCTTTGGAAGATCGTGGTGGGTGCCACGGACCTCTCCGACTTGCCCAAGACGGTCCAGCTACGCTCCGTGCGCAAAGTCATCCTTCACCAGGATTATAATCCACGCACAGAGGCCAACGACATTGCGCTCATTCAGCTTGACAACCCTGTCACCTTCGGCAACTAcgtgcagccagcctgcttgcccGAGAGCACTGCGGACTCCAAAACCACCTTCTCCCACTGCTACATCAGTGGCTGGGGAACCACCTCTCAGAACA GTGTAAAAACGTCGGATGTCCTGCAGGAAGCAAAAGTGAACCTTCTGCAGACAGAGAAGTGCAACAGCAGCCACTGGTACAACGGGGCCGTGGGGCCCCACACGTTGTGTGCTGGCTACGTGCAAGGGGGCGTCGACACTTGCCAG GGGGACAGTGGGGGGCCCTTAATGTGCAAGACGTCCCCCAAATCCGTCTACTACATAGTCGGCATCACTAGCTGGGGCAAAGGCTGCGCCCAAGCCAACAATCCCGGGATCTACACCTCGACCATAGACTTCCTGGAATGGATCTTGGGGCAGATGATGAGAGCCAAAGCGGGGAAGCCCGCAAGGAAGGAAGGTCTGCCGAAGAACAACACGGAACCCACTCCGGCCCATCCCGGGGGCATCACGCTCCTTCCGGCGACCACGCTGGTGCAGAATGAGTTGGAGTTCCCCACAGAGACCCCAACGGCCACCACCAGCACCCTCCCCAAGCCGGGCGCCATCCCTTTGCCCCCAGATGCCTCCCCGGGAGCCTCTGAAACGGCCGCGGGTGTGGGCAGCATCCCTCTGCCCCCCGACGCCTCTTCCGAACCCCCCCGAAGCACAAGCGAGTTCTCCTCCACCGCTGCCTCTCTTGAAACCAGCCTTGGCCTGGCCCCTCTGCCAGCAAGCGCCTCTTCGGGAACTCTGGAGACGccaagagaggaggggggaaggggccCCCCCGCTTCTGCAAAGCCTCCCCAGCGGCCCAATGCCACCTTGGCCCCGAAGCCTAATGAGACGGAGCCCACGGTCATTATAGagccccccttccttcccccaacCCAGACGCCCCCACCCCTCGAACCCCCCTTCCTGCCCCTGGAGCAGACAGTCACTCTGGAGCCCCCCTTCTTTCCCGAAGAGACGGGCCCCACGGCTCTCGCCCCTCCATACATCCCCAAAGAAATTCCTCCCACGGGCCTGGAGGAGCCGTACATCCCCCCCGAGATTACAGTGACGCTGGAGCCCCCCTATGTGGCTCAGGAGGAGCCCTACACGACGCCGGAGCCCCCCTTTGTCCCCCCACCACCGACCTATACCACTACTACCGCAGAAGAGGCCACGGAAGAGGCCACGGAAGAGGCCACGGGAGAGCCACTGGCACAGGGAcctgtttttctggaaccctcaGAGGAAGAATCCGCCACCAAGGAACCCTCAGAGACCACCTCAGAGGAGACCACGGCTGCCGAGGAGCCTTCGACGACCACGACCACGATGGGACCTCCGACCAGCTTGCCACGAACGACAAGCACTCTAGAGCCCCCTTACATTCCCGCTGATTCAGAGATGGCTCCGACCCTGGAGCCCCCCTACATCCCCCCCGAGAACCCGGTCACGTTAGAGCCTCCCTACATCCCCGACGAGGAGACACTGGTCACTCTGGAACCCCCCTACACCCCCGACGAGTCCACCGTCACTCTAGAACCCCCATACACTCCTTCAGAATCCATGCGCACTCTGGAGCCCCCCTACACGCCTTCAGAGAAGCCGTACACCAAGCCAGAGCCTCCGTATGTTCCCAAGGAGACCCCAGGCAAACTGGGCCGCCCCTATACGCCGCCAGAGTCCCACAATCACCCCACCCCGCCTCCATACGTCCCTAGGGAGTCGACGGCCCAGATTGAGCGGCCCTATACACCACCAGAGTCCCCAAACCCATATTTGGAGGGCCCATACATTCCTTCAGAGGCCGGCCAATCCGGCCCCCGACTAGAGCACCCATATGTGCCCCGAGAGGAACCTCACCCTATTGAGCAGCCATATATGCCGCCAGAGGCCCCACCTCCTCGTTTAGAGTCCCCCTTCATCCCCCCAGACATAGAAGGGCCCCTGGAGGGCTTGAAACATCCTCCGGTGAAACCTCGCCCCCGAGGATCCCAGTACGTCGCTCGAAAGAAAGCTAAAACACCGGAGAACCCCTACTTCCATCTAAAGACGGCTGCCCCCCTGCAGCTCCCAGATACTCCTCTAATCCCTAACGTCCCAGAGCACCCGTATCTGTATGGGGTGCCCGTTGCCCAGCCAAAATCTTCCAGGCGTTTCAGGATGCCCTACGCTCCTCGCAGCTGGCGGGACGCTCCTCCTGGCCAGCGCTTATAA